The genomic stretch TACGTCTGTGCAGATCCCGCGCGGGAGGCCTTCGCCGTCCTTGCAGCCGAGGTGACCGGCTCAGCCCACCGCTCCCTGTCCATCATTGGCCCCAACATCCACGAATACGTGAAGTGGGCACACGCCGCCGGCATGGGCATGGTCTCCACCTCGGAACACCTGATGGTGTGCGCCATGGAAACCCAGGACAACGAGGACCCCTTCCTGGTTGATCCCGATCTGCGCCTGGTGGTGAAGCATCTTGGTTCCCGGAGCAGCGCATCCGTGTGCCAGGCCAGGCTCACCGGAGCGATCCTGCGCGGCGATGCCATCCTGGCCCGCGGCAGCGTTGCCATCCAGGGCGAACATGCTGTCTTTGACGGGCTGGAGACGCACCCCGGGCACCGCCGCCAGGGGTTGGGCATGATGATGATGAAGTCCCTGACGGCGCGGGCGCTCGAATACCCCGTCACCACGGGCCTGGTGCTGGCAAGCACCGGCGGCCAGCGGCTCTACCACAAGTTGGGGTGGCGCAGTCTCAGCCCCATGACGGAACTCGTCCCGAGGGAGCGCCTGGCGGAGCTGGCCCGGCTCTAGCCGGAACCAGTGGGCGCGGGCGACGGCGGTCCAGGCCTTTTCATTGCTCGGCGCCCGGGTGCCGGTCCCGGCTGCCGCCACGGGCGTGCGGTGGCACAATGATGGGGTGCCTACCAATGATTCGCTGATCTCGCTGCTGGGTGGAGGCGGGAGCCCCCCGCAGCTGCAGCATGTCCGGCGGATCCCCGCGCGGCGGGAGGTGACGGAGCCGTGGCCCGATTGGGCCCACCCGGACCTGGTCACCTCCTATGCCAACCTCGGCATCGCCGAACCGTGGCGCCACCAAGTTGCCGGAGCCAACGCCGCGCACAAGGGTGAGCACACCATCATTGCCACGGGAACGGCTTCTGGAAAGTCGCTGGCCTACCAGCTGCCGGCCCTGGACGCCGTCCACCGTGCAGCCCTGGAACTCGCCGCGAATCCGGGCAGGCTGGAAGACGACGGAGCGGTGGCCCTGTACCTGGCCCCGACCAAGGCGCTTGCCGCCGATCAGCTCGCGGCCCTGCTCTCCCTGCACCTGTCCACCCTGCGGGCTGCCACCTATGACGGCGACACCGCACCGGGCGACAGGCGCTGGATCCGCGACCACAGCAATTTCATCCTGTGCAATCCGGACATGCTGCATTTTGGCGTGCTGCCCAACCACACCTGGTGGGCCCGGTTCTTCCGGCGGTTGCGCTACGTCATCATCGATGAGGCCCACAGCTACAGGGGCGTATTCGGTTCGCACGTGGCGGTGCTGTTGCGCCGGCTGCGGCGGATATGTGCGCACTACGGCTCCAATCCCGTGTTCATCGGCGCCTCCGCCACCTCGTCGGATCCGGGCAGTTCGTTCGCCCGTTTGGTGGGCGCCCCGGTCACCACGGTTACGGAGGATTTCTCCCCGCACGGTGCCACAACGGTTGCCCTGTGGGA from Arthrobacter stackebrandtii encodes the following:
- a CDS encoding GNAT family N-acetyltransferase, which encodes MRFGSMELEEHTAAWVAGWSAIRGFQVRTGPGYLAAKHPDLDGGWEYVCADPAREAFAVLAAEVTGSAHRSLSIIGPNIHEYVKWAHAAGMGMVSTSEHLMVCAMETQDNEDPFLVDPDLRLVVKHLGSRSSASVCQARLTGAILRGDAILARGSVAIQGEHAVFDGLETHPGHRRQGLGMMMMKSLTARALEYPVTTGLVLASTGGQRLYHKLGWRSLSPMTELVPRERLAELARL